CACCATCCTCGCCGAGGCTCCGGGACGGAATGAAGTACGCTATCTGCACGGTGTTTTCGGCGAGGGCACATTCACGTTCTACGGTGGACACGACCCGGAAGATTACCAGCACTTCGTGGGTGACGAGCCCACCGACCTCTCCCTGCACAAGCACTCCCCGGGCTACCGGCTCATCCTCAACAACATCCTTTTTCCGGCTGCGAAAAAGAAGAAACAAAAAACCTGATGGCTGACCCGCGTCCCGAACGTCCCGTTTCCGTTTCCCGGTGTGTCATGAGCGAGTTGGTGCTGCCCAATGACACGAACGGCCTTGGGAATCTCATGGGTGGCCGACTGCTCCACTGGATGGACGTTTGCGCCGCCATTTCCTCCCAACGGCACGCCGGGATGGTCTGCGTGACAGCTTCGGTCGACAATGTGGAGTTCCACTCACCCATCCTGCAGTCCGAAATCGTCGTCCTCGAAAGCCAGGTGAACCGGGCCTTCCGTTCCTCCATGGAAATCGAGATCAATGTCTATGCCGAGAACCCGCGGAAGAACACCCGTCGACATTGCAACCGTGCTTATTTCACCTTCGTGGCCGTCGGCGCGGACGGCAAGCCCGTCGTGGTACCGGCCTCCCGCCCAGAAACCCCGGAGGAGCAGGAAAAGTCCAATGCGGCCATGCGTCGGCGTGAGTTCCGCTTGCTCCTGTCCGGTCGGATGGAGCCCTCCGATGCCGTACATGTCCAAGACTACCTCGCATCGTTCAGGAGTGCGTAGGGAACGCCTGTTGGCACTCCTGGTGCTGCTGGCTGCGTTCGTGGCCGGTAATCCTTCCGACGGACGGGCCCAGGGCCGCAGCCACCACCTCGAAATCGGCGGCATGGTCGGCCGCTTGTCCGGTCTCTCCGTCAAGGTTGCCGGAAGCGGCCCCACGGCTCGTTCCTACGACGCCCACCTGTCCTTCAATGCGTCCGGGTACGCATCCCTTTCCGGCCACGTCCTTCGGGAGCGTCCGCTCAAGGACAGTCCCTTGGTGACCTTCCTGGGACCGGGACTGAACCTCGGATTGGACGATTCGGAAGTTTTTCTTGGGCCATCGGCCGAATTGGGTGTATTTTTCGCATTGTCCAGGTATCGCGCCTTTCTTCAGCTCGTGCCTCAATTGCATCTCGTCCCGGAGTTGCGGGGAGATGTACTCGCCGCCGCCGGACTGCGACTCACCTTTTGAATCCCCCTTTCCTTGTTGTATCGTCGTGTTCTGATTACGGGAGCCAATGGCCTGCTCGGCCAGCAGCTTGTCCGCCGGATGGGTGGGCAGCCCGAGTATGATGTGCTGGCCACCGGACTTGACGATGAACCCCGGTTCTCGGGTGGCTCCTGCGGATACGCCCGACTGGATGTGACGCAGCCGGAACGGGTAAAGGAAGTCTTCCTGGATTTCGCGCCCGACGTGGTCATCAACTGCGCTGCCATGACCAATGTGGATGCGTGCGAGGCCAACAAGGAGGCGTGCTGGCAACTCAATGCGGACAGCGTGGAAACCCTGGCCAGGAGATGTCTGCAGACAGGAGCCCGTCTCGTGCAGTTGTCCACGGATTTCATCTTCGATGGCGAGCACGGACCGTATCGGGAAAATGCACGTCCCAACCCGCTTTCGTATTACGGACGATCCAAGTTGGCTGGCGAAAATGCGGCGCGTGGAGCCGGTATGGATCGCTGGGCCATCGTTCGAACCGTGCTCGTTTATGGCCATGCCGAGGGTCTGACCCGGTCGAACATCGTGCTCTGGTTGCTGGACAAGTTCTCCCGTGGTGAGTCCGTGAACATGGTCACCGACCAGTGGCGAACGCCAACGTATGCACCCGATCTCGCCGCCGGCGTCGAGCGCCTCATCCGGTTCGGAAAACATGGCGTCTACCACCTGTCCGGTCGGGATTTCATGTCCATCCATGAACTGGCCCTCGAGACCGCTGAGGTTTTCGGGTTCGATCCCGGTCTCATACAGCCTGCCACGGCTTCCACTTTTTCCCAAGCCGCCCGGCGACCCGCCCGGTCGGGCTTCATCATCCTCAAGGCCGAAACGGAGGTCGGGTACAATCCCCGGCCATTCCGGGAGGCGCTTGTCCATCTCGGACAGGAACTCGGCTTGAAAACCTATGCCTGAACATGCTTGACATCCAACTTCTTCGCGAGTCTCCCGAACGGGTCCGAAAGGCCATCCAGGACAAGGGAACCGGGCAACCGGACCTGGTCGATCACATCCTTGAGGCCGATGCCACGTGGCGGGACACGGTAACGCGGACGCAGCAACTCAAGACCGACGCCAACGCTGCCGCCCGACAGATCGGTGAGCTCATGAAGAGTGGTGAGCGCGACAAGGCCCAGGACCTGATGGCCCGGACGGCGGCCGCTAAAAAGGATCTTCAAGCCCTGGAACAGGAGGCCCGCCAGCAGGAGGAAGCGCTCGAGGGCTTGTTGCTGGAAGTGCCGAACATCCCACATCCATCCGTTCCCGTCGGACGCACTCCGGACGAGAATGTGACTGCTTTCGAGTGGGGGTCCCCCCCATCCTTCAACTTCGAGCCCAAACCCCATTGGGAACTGATCGAAGATCTCGGTCTCGCGGATTTCGATCGCGGATCCAAGGTGACCGGTGCCGGATTTCCCTTTTACCTGGGTGCCGGCGCGCGCCTTCAGCGGGCTCTGATCCAGTTCTTCCTGGATACCGCCGTCCACGAAGGCGGCTATACGGAAGTCCAGGCCCCGCTCGTCGTCAACGAGGATTCGGCACGAGGAACCGGGCAATTGCCGGACAAGGAGGACCTCATGTACGAGGCCAGGCGGGACGGGCTCTACCTCATCCCCACCGCCGAGGTCCCCGTAACGAATTTCCATCGCGACGAAATCATTGACGAAGCAGACCTTCCGCTGACGTATTGCGCCTATACGCCCTGCTTCCGACGGGAAGCAGGTTCACATGGCAAGGATGTACGCGGTCTGAATCGCTTGCACCAATTCGACAAGGTGGAACTCGTCCGGTTCGTCGTTCCCGATTCCAGCTACGATGAACTGGAAATCCTGCGGGACGACGCAGAGCGCATCCTGCAGTTGCTCGGACTGCCTTACCGACGATTGTTGATGTGCACGGGCGACATGGGCTTCACCCAGTCGAAAAAGTATGACCTGGAGGTCTGGAGCGCCGGGCAGCAGCGGTGGCTCGAAGTCAGCTCGATTTCGAATTTCGAAGGCTTCCAGGCCCGCCGGATGCGCATCCGCTACCGTCCCGAGGGCGGCGGCAAACCGCAGATCCTGCATACCCTGAACGGCAGCGGCCTGGCGGTCCCACGCATTGTTGCCGCCCTGCTTGAAAACGGTCAGCAAGCCGATGGTAGCGTCATGCTGCCGGAAGTCCTCCACCGGTACATGGGTACGGACCGGATAGGCGCCTGACGAACCACCGGCGACGGTAGGACTACCGACCTCTATTAGGGCGTGTTCACACTACGCCCTGGCTGCTCAGCCCGCCATTTCCGGCGTGGTCACGCCACCCGATCCATCTCCACCGGTCTTGACGGACTGCGTGGCGGCTTTGGCGGAGTCGCCGGGAAACTGCTGGATGTGATCGGTCTGCACGGGCTTGCCCTTTCCGGCTTTGGTGGGCGATGCTTCGTGAATATAGAAGTCCGAATCCGGAAGCGTATCGACGAAGGAGCGAACCTTGGCGGCAGCCGTTCGCATGGTATGATCGGCGTTGGCGCGGACCGCGCGCAGCTCCGACTCCAACCGCAACTCGAGCAGGTCGAAGGCGTGCGCGAACAGCGCCTTGTCCTTCTCGAATTCCGGATGATCCTGTGCGGTGCGCATGAGGCGGTCCATCTTGGACAGCGATGCACTCATGGCGAACAGGTAAATGCCGGAATTGGCCAACCGGGCCTGGGTTGCCTGATGCGTCACGATGTCATTCTCGTGCCATTTACTGGCCATCTTGAACATGTGTGCGTGCTTCTGGATGAGCTGGGACAATCGCTCCGCATGCGCCTCCAGGGAAGCATGCACGCCCTTCACGGCCGGCGCTGAGCGCTTGAAACCGAGGTACAACTCGGCGGCGAGTGGAATGGCCCGACTCAGAATCCTGGGATTGATGGCATTGCGCAGGAATCGTCCCGTATTCCCGAGGAAGGACTCGTCCGAATCCCAACCAAGGGCGTCCTTGATGCCGAGCATCTGTTCGGCCAGTTGCTTGCCGCCATACGCAAACACGAAGGGCTGCATGACTTCGTTGGAGCCCTCCACTATGCGGTGGATCCGGTTGTCCCGCCAGGCGCGCTCCACTTCGTGCTCGGTCATGTAGCCTTCGCCGCCCATGATCTCCATGGCATCGTCAATGACTTCCCAACCCAGCTGCGAGCAGAATACTTTCGTCATGGCCGTTTCGACCATGATATCCTTGTCACCGCGGTCAAGCATGCCCGTCATGGTGTACAGGACCGCGTCGGCGGCCCAGGTCCATGCATACATCCGGGCAATCCGCTCCTGGACAAGTTCGAACTCCGCCAGCGGGCGACCGAACTGATAGCGGGACTGGACCCACTTCGTGGACTGGGCGGCCGAACGTTTCGCCGCGCCCGTAATCCCGGCGCTGAGCGTACAGCGACCGAAGTTCAGACACGTCAGGGCCACGTGCAGCCCCCTGCCTTCCTCATGGAGCAGGTTTTCCCGGGGCACTTTCACGTCCGTGAACCGGATCCGCGCCTGCCACGTTCCCCGGATGCCCGTCTTCGAACGGTTCTTCTCAAAAATATCCACGCCTTCCATGTCCGGCGTCAGGATGAGTGCCGTCACGGCATCCCGCTCCTTGCCCTTGACCACCACGCGCTGGTTGGCCATGACCGTCAGGATGCCACTCAACGCTCCCGACGTGCTCCACTTCTTCTCTCCGTTCAGGATGTAATGGGATCCGTCCTGAGACAGTACACAACGCGTTTCCTGTCCTGCGGCATCGGAACCCACGTTGGGCTCGGACAGGCAGAACGCGGACAATGTTTTGCGGGCCACCATCGGGAGATACGCGGCTTTCTGCTCTTCGGTACCGAACAGCATGATGGCCTTGCATCCAATGGACTGATGCGCCGAAACCATGACTCCGGTCGACCCGCAGTAGGCACCGATCATCTCCAGCACCCGGTTGTAGCTCGTAATACCCAGCCCCAGGCCGCCATAGGACTCGGGGATGGTCATCCCCATCACGCCCATGTCGAACAGGCGCTGGATGACCCAGTCGGGGATGTATTGCTCCTGGTCGATTTCAATGGCCGGATGCTCGTTCTTCAGGTACACCTCGAGCTCGTCCAGCAATCGATCGCATTTTGCCCGCTCCTCATCCGATTCCGCTGGGAACGGGAAAATCAGTTCCGGACGGAATCGCCCCCAGAACAGGTTCTTGGCGAAGCCCAATTCGTCCGGCTCCGGACCCATCATGCGTTCGATATCCTGGATCATTTTCTGATCCTGTGCGGAAACGTTCTTGAGCTTGAGCGTGTCGAGTCCCATGGTCGATCGGAGGTTGAGTGAGCAATGACCCGCCCTTTTGCCGGCCGGGTACAGTCAGTATTCCGGGCACCAAATACGGTTCCAGAACGTCATTCTGGCCGGTGAACAGTGTTAAGTTCAGGATTGCTATTTTCCACTGTTCAGCGCACTGGAACACGAATTCAATCATCATCAATTTTCTGTGAACGCGACTTTTTCATCCCGGCTGATGGCCCTGCAGACGGAACGTCGATCCGTGGTCTGCGTCGGCCTGGACCCCGATCCGTCACGGCTGCCGACCCACCTCGGTACCGATCCCCATGTTGCCACCCGGGAGTTCTGCCTGCAAATCATCCGGGCCACCAAGGAGTCGGCTTGCGCTTACAAATTCAATTTTGCCTTCTTCGAGGCGCTCGGGTCCACGGGGCTGGACATCCTGTCCGAGACGGTAGCCGAGGCCAGAAACCATGCGCTTACCATCGCCGATGCCAAACGGGGAGACATCGGCAACTCAGCCTCCTTCTATGCATCGTCCGTGTTTGCTGATCTGGGATTCGACAGTGTAACCGTCGCCCCGTACATGGGCCGCGATTCAGTGGAGCCCTTCCTTCAACATGCGGGTACGTGCGCGTTCATCCTGGCCCGGACGTCCAATCCGGGAGGTGATGATTTCCAGCGGATGGACGTTGCCGGTAGGCCGCTGTACGAGCACGTGGCACGATCCGCTGCCGATTGGGCGTCCGCGCTGCCGGCCGAGGCAGGTCTGGTCGTCGGAGCCACGGACCTCGATGCGCTGGCCCATCTGCGCCGGATCCTGCCCGACACCCCTTTCCTCATTCCCGGTGTAGGTGCCCAGGGAGGCGCGCCGGGAGCCGTCATGCAGGCCAACGGA
The Rhodothermales bacterium genome window above contains:
- the rfbD gene encoding dTDP-4-dehydrorhamnose reductase, with the protein product MLYRRVLITGANGLLGQQLVRRMGGQPEYDVLATGLDDEPRFSGGSCGYARLDVTQPERVKEVFLDFAPDVVINCAAMTNVDACEANKEACWQLNADSVETLARRCLQTGARLVQLSTDFIFDGEHGPYRENARPNPLSYYGRSKLAGENAARGAGMDRWAIVRTVLVYGHAEGLTRSNIVLWLLDKFSRGESVNMVTDQWRTPTYAPDLAAGVERLIRFGKHGVYHLSGRDFMSIHELALETAEVFGFDPGLIQPATASTFSQAARRPARSGFIILKAETEVGYNPRPFREALVHLGQELGLKTYA
- the serS gene encoding serine--tRNA ligase codes for the protein MLDIQLLRESPERVRKAIQDKGTGQPDLVDHILEADATWRDTVTRTQQLKTDANAAARQIGELMKSGERDKAQDLMARTAAAKKDLQALEQEARQQEEALEGLLLEVPNIPHPSVPVGRTPDENVTAFEWGSPPSFNFEPKPHWELIEDLGLADFDRGSKVTGAGFPFYLGAGARLQRALIQFFLDTAVHEGGYTEVQAPLVVNEDSARGTGQLPDKEDLMYEARRDGLYLIPTAEVPVTNFHRDEIIDEADLPLTYCAYTPCFRREAGSHGKDVRGLNRLHQFDKVELVRFVVPDSSYDELEILRDDAERILQLLGLPYRRLLMCTGDMGFTQSKKYDLEVWSAGQQRWLEVSSISNFEGFQARRMRIRYRPEGGGKPQILHTLNGSGLAVPRIVAALLENGQQADGSVMLPEVLHRYMGTDRIGA
- a CDS encoding acyl-CoA thioesterase, coding for MSELVLPNDTNGLGNLMGGRLLHWMDVCAAISSQRHAGMVCVTASVDNVEFHSPILQSEIVVLESQVNRAFRSSMEIEINVYAENPRKNTRRHCNRAYFTFVAVGADGKPVVVPASRPETPEEQEKSNAAMRRREFRLLLSGRMEPSDAVHVQDYLASFRSA
- the pyrF gene encoding orotidine-5'-phosphate decarboxylase — encoded protein: MNATFSSRLMALQTERRSVVCVGLDPDPSRLPTHLGTDPHVATREFCLQIIRATKESACAYKFNFAFFEALGSTGLDILSETVAEARNHALTIADAKRGDIGNSASFYASSVFADLGFDSVTVAPYMGRDSVEPFLQHAGTCAFILARTSNPGGDDFQRMDVAGRPLYEHVARSAADWASALPAEAGLVVGATDLDALAHLRRILPDTPFLIPGVGAQGGAPGAVMQANGGGPVLVNSSRGIIYASQDRDYAAAAARATRQLADELREVQP
- a CDS encoding acyl-CoA dehydrogenase family protein, with translation MGLDTLKLKNVSAQDQKMIQDIERMMGPEPDELGFAKNLFWGRFRPELIFPFPAESDEERAKCDRLLDELEVYLKNEHPAIEIDQEQYIPDWVIQRLFDMGVMGMTIPESYGGLGLGITSYNRVLEMIGAYCGSTGVMVSAHQSIGCKAIMLFGTEEQKAAYLPMVARKTLSAFCLSEPNVGSDAAGQETRCVLSQDGSHYILNGEKKWSTSGALSGILTVMANQRVVVKGKERDAVTALILTPDMEGVDIFEKNRSKTGIRGTWQARIRFTDVKVPRENLLHEEGRGLHVALTCLNFGRCTLSAGITGAAKRSAAQSTKWVQSRYQFGRPLAEFELVQERIARMYAWTWAADAVLYTMTGMLDRGDKDIMVETAMTKVFCSQLGWEVIDDAMEIMGGEGYMTEHEVERAWRDNRIHRIVEGSNEVMQPFVFAYGGKQLAEQMLGIKDALGWDSDESFLGNTGRFLRNAINPRILSRAIPLAAELYLGFKRSAPAVKGVHASLEAHAERLSQLIQKHAHMFKMASKWHENDIVTHQATQARLANSGIYLFAMSASLSKMDRLMRTAQDHPEFEKDKALFAHAFDLLELRLESELRAVRANADHTMRTAAAKVRSFVDTLPDSDFYIHEASPTKAGKGKPVQTDHIQQFPGDSAKAATQSVKTGGDGSGGVTTPEMAG